GGTACGACGAGGGCAGCAACCCCTTTGCCATTGCCATTGCCGGGGTCAAACCCCAAGCCGGCGAATCTCCCCTCGAACTCGGGCCCAAGGCAGAGCAGCCGGACGAGCCCATGACGCCGCAGCGCTGGGCGGCATTTGTCTACCGCTTTGTGGTGGGCTCGCTGGCTGGGGCCGCCTTTGTCCCCATTGCCATCGTGCGGACGGCACTGGCCAAGCTGCGGGGCAACGCCCGGCGCTCCTAACCCGCGCGGCTATAGCGTCCCATTAGCTCGGCCTGGGCCAGGATGTGCCCTTCCATGGCGCGCTCGAGGCGATCGCGGCTAATGCCTGCCCCCAGATCGAGCATTCCATCGAGCGCGTAGAGGCGGAAAAAGTAGCGGTGGGTCCCGCCAGGCGGGCAGGGGCCGCCGTAGCCCACCTTGCCGAAGTTGTTTTCGCCCTGCAAGGCGCCACTCTCGAGCCGCTCGCGGTTGGGCACATTCTCGGGCAGCTGCTGCACCTCGGCCGGGAGATTGTAGATGAGCCAGTGAACGAAGGTCATGCCCGGGGCATCCGGGTCATCGCAGATGAGGGCCAAGCTTTGGGTGCCTTCGGGGACTCCCTGCCAGCTCAGCGGCAGCGAGATATCCTCGCCATCGCAGCTGTATTTGATGGGGATGGTTCCTTCGGGGCCAAACGCGCTGCTCTCTAGTTTCATGGTTCGGCTGCTGCTTGCGGCAGATGGCGATCGCGAGCCAGCGCGGTTGCCAGTTGTGTTGCAGGCCGCCAGCGTTGGGCCAGCTAGCAGCAGGCTAGCACCGCACTGCAGGACCCTTCGTCTGTCCCAAGTGCCAG
This is a stretch of genomic DNA from Cyanobacteria bacterium QS_8_64_29. It encodes these proteins:
- a CDS encoding YbhB/YbcL family Raf kinase inhibitor-like protein produces the protein MKLESSAFGPEGTIPIKYSCDGEDISLPLSWQGVPEGTQSLALICDDPDAPGMTFVHWLIYNLPAEVQQLPENVPNRERLESGALQGENNFGKVGYGGPCPPGGTHRYFFRLYALDGMLDLGAGISRDRLERAMEGHILAQAELMGRYSRAG